The Ipomoea triloba cultivar NCNSP0323 chromosome 13, ASM357664v1 genomic interval TTAGTATAATGTCCATTGGTATCTGTATAGTTGTTTCACTTGTGCAAATATGGCGTTTGAAGACCTTCTTTCAAAAGAAGAAGCTTATCTAAAGTTCAAGCTTCGACCTTTTCTCTCACAGAGAGAATCTCATAGGCTGATTTTCAACTTGTCCCCAACTAAATCTGTATCATATACAATTGTATACTCTACACACTATCGCCTTTGATAGGCTGAGCTTTGTAACCACAGTGCTACTGTGCTAGCAtgtcatatttcatcaaagctGCAGGGAAAGGAATTGGTTGGCCCTTGTGAGGTTTCAGTGTATGCTTTAGAAAACCAAATTCTTTTTAGAATTCTAATTACAAGAAATTTTCATCTCCATTATGTTAAGGTTATATGTCTGATAAATACTTGACTGAATATGGGCAAGTTAGTTCACAAAGGTAATCTGTGTGGCTGAATCCATAATCAATCTGAACTATCTTGGGGATATTCAAGTCAATAGGTATCCAAAACTATAGCAATAATACAAAAGTGTCTGGTTCTTGCATTGCAGAAGTTGCAATATATGGTGTAATGGTAAAAGTAACGGGATAACCAATATAtgaagatgaaaaataatttattcacCCAATGCAGCTGTGATCTTCTTCCGAACAAGCTCAACTCCAAGCCGAGGAGATAATCTAGGAATAACTTCCTGTGATAGAATGATTTGAGGAGATTTTAAATCAAAGAtgagacattttttttttgaaagcaaaagatGAGACATATAAAATAACCCTAACAAAAGAATTAGGGAAAATATGTTTCAGAAGCATCCAATGGTCAAGTGATACAATATTTATGCAAGTCTACTTATTAAAGTCATCTCAAACTGTTGGTAGTCAGTCTAAATTGGTACCTATAAATTGCTATTCAACATCATGAATAAACAATACCTGAGCTATCCAATCAATTTGTTGTCAAGAATTGAAAGCAACTCAAACTTGGAATACTGATCCAATAAAAACTAACTTCATTTAATTATCATctattcatgtttttttttttttttaactataatATACTCGGTCTTTCTTGTACAATCATCTGATTAAGTATCATTCACATTGTTAACCTAAACAAACAATAAAAGTGAAAAAGCATTACTCCGTGCTTGCTACATGAAGGTGGAAGAGAGGAATTAACAGAGAAAAGCAAGACAGATGAACATTAGTTGATGCCTCCCTTAGATTAACCAAAATTGGCACAGAAAGGTTGGGCAATGTGAACCCCATTCCCAATTGAAAACAGTTCTGAACTTGGAAGTCTTAATGAATAACTACAGAAGAAAGTGAACAAATCATGGAGACAAAAAACATTCCatcacaacatatatatgcTAGTACTTATTCTCCTCATACTTAGACTTGGTAAGTATTTTCTTGCACTTACTCATCCCCATTCCCCTCAATTCAACAACCCCAAAATCCTCATTCTTGGttgatttatttctttgaaaAGTAACTGCCTTCTTCTACcttatcctaaaaatatttacatcaaCACAAACTAAGGCTCAAGTTGAAGTAACCACACTTATCTAGCAATGACGGAGTTAAGTGTTAATTTAACTAATTCTCCAAGCAAAAGAATGATAGGCTAAGCATATGCATATACAGAAATGGCGTATGgtaagtaaaaacaaaaaaatacctCGGTGCCATCAGGACAGAGTCTGGCCAATACAGGAATCTCAAATTGGTAGGCCTTCTCCCATTCGGGGTTAGTTGTGATATCTCTCACCTCTAAATCAACCACATATTCGGAGCCGGAGATGGAGAAAGCGGCGGCCAGCTTTTCTTTGAGGCCATCACACAAACAGCAACCGGGCTTTGAGTATAATATCAATTTtctcgaagaagaagaagaagaagaagaagaaggagaagagtaACAGTAGGAAACTACGGGAGACCATTTCCGGCGGAGATTGAAGGAGACGAGCGTGTTTCTAGCTGCTTGCCCTAGGAATCCTGCTCTCACTGCTCCGCCTACTGCAACCACCATATCTCTTTCAATTCCGCTCCTCAAAAACAATCATCAATTAGTTACAATCTACTCCATAAAAGATTGTGTATATTTTCTCACCCTTTATTTACCAGTTACCAATTTACCATGCCGCCATAGCCCATATCGAATCGACTAATTACACTAAAATTTTACTATTCGAAGTTAAACAAATAcagtactttttattttctaatttccACAATAGAAAATTcgaaataattaagaaatcatAGGCAATATAatcctagtttttttttttaaataacaaaagcAAAAACTAACAAGGTCAATCCAACAGCTTACTGTTCGAGTATTGAAGGCAAATTCAAATCCTAAATGTGGTAAGGGAACACTTGACTAACTTGAGGAAGATAGTGACTCGTAGATCATGattttattgaagaaaaaaaaaatcaaaaacctCAAGTTAGTGACCCcgtaaataaaaaatcaaaaaatataatccACTTTTTTCTGAATTGAGTagaatatgattttattttattgaagaaagaaagaaataaaattataaccCACTTTTCTCTGAATCAAGTGGAATATATCATGTCAGCAAAAAATACTCATAAAAAGTAGGAATACATGTAATATTACTtctgaaatatgaatatatgagtAAGGGGGAGGGCCAATACGTAAAGCAAAACCAAAAAAGTGATATCATTGAGAAGTTTCAACCTAGGGAGAGAGACTGGGATCAATTTCTTGAACCATACAAGTTATATACTACAAAAACAGATTAAGTAGGGGGAGGGCAAAGATGTAAAGCTGCAAAACCATAATCAACTTCATTGGAGTGTTTCAACCTACAGAGACTATGGTTCAATTTCTTAAACCATACAACtaataaatactaaaaatatagaTCCATGACAGGAGTGCAGTTTATATACAAAACAAGTACACGGCTGCCACTAATGGACCGATAGATCAAGCAATTGAGCATCTCTCGGCAATGCAGTGAAGTTGAAGCAACTCTGCAGCACAGTGGGGCAAGAAGGAATCGCCGTTATGAGTTGCCATGACGGAAATGGAGCCAAGTCGACCAACTTGCTTTGGAAGTAGGGCGGCTCTCATTCAAAATTCAGGCTAACAATGTGTAATAACCTTCCACCTGCATTTGCAAACCAAAAAACCAGTAAATAACCCTTGGCTTAGTGGTGGTGAGGACTCCTAGATCCAAGATCAGTGAGTTCAACACTTCAACCTCCCCCACTCTCTAATCTACTTAAAACAAAAACTTCAATCTTCCAACTCCCCATAGTgtcaaaataataaaacaacaaATGACATGAACTAGAATATTGAAGATTGAGTTAAGTCCACATAGATTGCAAGTTATAAGAAAAACAACCGAATTGACAAGGAGAAAAAGGGACCTCTGCCTATGCAGACTAATATGCAATCTTAATCAAGGCAGGTGTATTCGTGGTTGAATACCAAGTCAAAGTCTCTTCCTCCAGCACATCTCTGCatgaatatttttctcttcttttctttttttttagtgccAATATTTTATACATGAAATTGTCTCAACAGTAAGTTTACACATTCTACTTGTAGAAACTTGTGCAGCTTTGGCATGGTCTAGAAAGAAACAAACAGATCATCCTAAAGAACAGCAAATATATTTTGCCTTCAACATTATATCAGGCATAGGAAGGAATATAATGAgttctataaaaataaaaagataaaaacatgGAGTGACAATGGATCTCATATTTACTCCTACTTCATCCCATGATGTTGCTTGAATAATTAcagttataatttataaacatatacGTATCAAGAAAAGTTAAATAAAAGTTGCAGTTCTGACATAAATTGTTTCTATTGAGACTCTTTTATTGTGCTAAGGCACATAAGGCATCCAATACATGTGCCAGATTCAGAAGAACAGATATACTGAATTAGTGAAAGTCTGAAAGATAGTCCATCTTGGAGCAAGGAAAAACATTAAACATTAATAACCACGGTTTCAAAACAAACATTATACAAGGCTTTTGTATTGTGCTATGTTGAGCTGGAGAACATAATGAGTAATGGCTTAAAATTTATACTGAAGGTATTGTTCAAGTTACCATGAAGGAAAAGATAAAACTTCGGTGAAATAAAGTGAATAGTATGAACCTAGTCAGATTTCTGGGTTGGATGAGTTAAAGAGAATAGACAAGCAGTGATCAAAAAGGTCTTATCTTAAGTTGCATATTCCATCACTTTAGTCATCCTAGCTTTCTGGTTTCCACATGCTGTTTCGAATCCTTAGTTGGGAACAAAGTTGTACATATGCTACCAGCTAACCATATCCTTAAATGAACTTTTTTAAACCTGTGGCTGAAAATTTTGTATTGTACAGCAAATGTAAAGGCATTAACTGAGTTATATTACACATATTCtcattaaattatttcctacttcCTGACATATATGTTGATTGATCCATGTAGCAGGAGTATAACTTCCGGGAGTACAAGTAGCATTTTCAGCATTAACATTCAAAAAATCTtgtaatatagtaatatagacTAGTGACATCGGCAGGCCTTATGTTCAACTCCCAATTCTCTCAAATGTACTGAAAAACACAATTAAGCAACAGTGTCACCTTGATTCTCTATCAGTAATCTAGTCCACAGTTAGGGCTAGATACAGCAGCTGCTGTTCTATACCTTCAGGCTTTTGCCTAAGTACAGGCAACCACATGATACACACATTCACACAATCGCATATATAACAATACCATGATAATTCAGTACTTCAGCAAGTGAACCAATAAAGAGTTAAGGACCACAGCTCTTCAGGTTTCCCCTAGAGTTCCTCCAGACACTTCATTGATTACTCCTTTAACCCTAAAGTTGAGGGCATAGGAAGCTCACTGAAGTGTTTGGAAGAACTCCTGGAGTTACCTGATACGCACATTATATGCATTATAGATTGCTAGTTTGTGAGATAATTACTGAAGCAACTGTGTATGTATACTCGAGCACAAGAACAGTAACGTTGGGGTTGTTTAGCAAAGTGGAAAATTGGAGAATTTCTGGAAAACTAGGAAATTGGAGAATTAGAAAATTGGAAAATGCCGCAAACTTTTTTACTAAATTCAATTTTCCAACCTTAATTCTATCTCCATTCTCCCATTTTTCTAGCAAATTAGAGAATCCAAAATCAGCATTCTCCATTTGGAGAAATGGAAATACACAGATGAACAGTGCTCTGAGGTCGACGGATCGATTCCTGGCTGGGGTGCTGGGGGCAAGTTTTCCTTCTTTGTCcttcttcctttctttttccccccttcttcattttttcccattcttctttctttctttgtaatgttattttgttcatattaagtttcttccatttttaaaaatatttttgttgcaaTATTTGTTATTTAACTCATTTTATAGGATAAGAATTACcgaatcccgcctaggcgccgattaatcctcggctaggcgctaggcgccggtcaaccgcctagcgtatcaccttaaatggtggtctaggcggctggccggctaggggaccgcctaggcaccgactagaccTCCTATGCACCAACTAGGTCGCCTAGTCggccaattaactattgttcttcttttttaatgggttatttcactcataagtcataacaacatcattttgagcgaaataaccctaaattgtacaaactctagatattttttaggttaatatttaatattttagtattaaatattgaagtattatataatttataattattagtctttaaaaaattggaaatacttaaataaaattttaaaaaataa includes:
- the LOC116002622 gene encoding uncharacterized protein LOC116002622; this encodes MVVAVGGAVRAGFLGQAARNTLVSFNLRRKWSPVVSYCYSSPSSSSSSSSSRKLILYSKPGCCLCDGLKEKLAAAFSISGSEYVVDLEVRDITTNPEWEKAYQFEIPVLARLCPDGTEEVIPRLSPRLGVELVRKKITAALGE